From one Geoalkalibacter halelectricus genomic stretch:
- a CDS encoding sodium:solute symporter family protein, producing MTADPWFLLAFVATLGALLWLAAGRGRVRDGADFALAGRRAGAWQVSGAIMGTLVGGASTVGTAQLAFLYGFSAWWFTLGAGLACLFLGLFLAAPLRRCGVETIPQFISRYHGERVRKAASLFSALGMFIHVVAQLLAAAAILSSLFGLSLKQAALAAALGVALITWRGGMPGAGTLGLAKLFFLYLCMVGAGGVAFHLSGGWGGLRGHFPEFPWFSLFGYGTAAGVSDLVSMLVGVVSTQTYLQAVFSARDAHTARRGALISAVLIPPLGLFGISVGLFMRQSAPALDSARALPEFLLQHMPPAFAGLAFAALLIAALATAAGLTLGVGTTLRADLLVGQDFGRRDLLLRRALTLAVVLLALGLVLANLDSAIMAWSFLSMGLRGATLCLPLLAAVFLGARTSRRGGALAILLAPPTVVAAGWFDAPLPPLFLGLGVALAAFAWGFFRERRRPFSDTLS from the coding sequence ATGACTGCCGACCCCTGGTTTTTGCTTGCTTTTGTCGCCACCCTGGGCGCGCTGCTGTGGTTGGCGGCGGGGCGGGGACGGGTGCGCGACGGGGCGGATTTCGCCCTGGCCGGACGGCGCGCCGGGGCCTGGCAGGTGTCGGGGGCGATCATGGGCACCCTGGTGGGCGGCGCCTCGACGGTAGGTACGGCGCAGCTGGCTTTTCTGTACGGCTTCTCGGCCTGGTGGTTCACCCTGGGCGCGGGGCTGGCGTGCCTGTTTCTCGGCCTGTTTCTGGCCGCGCCCCTGCGCCGCTGCGGGGTCGAGACCATCCCGCAGTTCATCTCGCGCTACCACGGCGAACGGGTGCGCAAGGCGGCAAGCCTCTTTTCGGCCCTGGGCATGTTCATCCACGTGGTCGCCCAACTGCTGGCAGCCGCGGCGATTCTCTCGTCTTTGTTCGGCTTATCCCTCAAGCAGGCGGCCCTGGCCGCGGCCCTGGGCGTGGCCCTCATCACCTGGCGCGGCGGCATGCCCGGCGCCGGCACCCTGGGGTTGGCCAAGCTGTTTTTTCTCTATCTTTGCATGGTCGGCGCGGGAGGCGTCGCCTTTCATTTGAGCGGCGGCTGGGGGGGGCTGCGCGGTCATTTTCCCGAGTTTCCCTGGTTCAGCCTGTTCGGTTACGGCACCGCCGCCGGCGTTTCGGATCTGGTCTCCATGCTGGTCGGGGTGGTGTCGACCCAAACTTATCTGCAGGCGGTGTTCTCGGCCCGCGATGCGCACACCGCGCGGCGCGGTGCGCTGATCAGCGCAGTGCTGATTCCGCCCCTGGGCCTGTTCGGCATCAGCGTCGGGCTGTTCATGCGCCAAAGCGCCCCAGCCCTGGACAGCGCCCGCGCCCTGCCGGAGTTTTTGCTCCAACACATGCCGCCGGCCTTCGCGGGGCTGGCGTTTGCCGCCCTGCTCATCGCCGCTCTGGCCACCGCCGCAGGTCTGACCCTGGGGGTGGGCACCACTCTGCGCGCCGACCTGCTCGTTGGACAGGATTTCGGCCGCCGCGACCTGCTGCTGCGGCGCGCCCTGACCCTGGCGGTGGTGCTGCTCGCCCTGGGGCTGGTGCTGGCCAACCTGGATTCGGCGATCATGGCCTGGAGTTTTCTCTCCATGGGCCTACGCGGCGCCACCCTGTGCCTGCCGCTGCTGGCGGCGGTGTTTCTCGGCGCGCGGACCTCGCGAAGGGGCGGCGCCCTGGCCATCCTGCTGGCGCCACCCACGGTCGTCGCCGCCGGGTGGTTCGATGCGCCTCTGCCGCCGCTGTTTTTGGGTCTGGGCGTGGCGCTTGCGGCCTTTGCCTGGGGGTTTTTCCGGGAGCGGCGCAGGCCTTTTTCTGATACTTTATCTTGA
- the larA gene encoding nickel-dependent lactate racemase, translating into MSVVQLKYGQETLSCTVPGARVLRPRPATPQAAPDALVRTALARPLGTPPLEALVKPGEQVVIVTSDITRYTGSEHYLPVLVEHLNACGVADADLTLVVALGIHRAQSEAEHRKIMGPLHGRIKVVDHDCDNPAELVTLGETRGGIPVSVNRRVAEADRVIVTGTVGFHYFAGFGGGRKGLVPGVASRATCMATHFGVFNPPEIGGKHPRAVTGVLDGNPVHEAILEAARMIAPDFLFNTVLAPDKEMLAVFCGDLEAAHLAGCDLCRDLYQVELDEPADLAVVSCGGYPKDINFIQAHKALDYGVRALRPGGTLILLAACADGFGNKTFFDWFRYQDLHEFETALRRNYEINGQTAHATLTKARNFRVILVSELSAAQTAAMGMEKAADLDAALTLAQPGLPPAPRAVIIPDGGSVLPHCRG; encoded by the coding sequence ATGTCCGTCGTCCAACTCAAATACGGCCAGGAAACCTTGAGCTGCACAGTGCCCGGCGCGCGCGTGCTGCGCCCCCGCCCTGCCACGCCCCAAGCCGCGCCGGACGCGCTGGTACGCACCGCCCTGGCGCGGCCCCTCGGCACGCCGCCCCTGGAGGCGCTCGTCAAGCCGGGGGAGCAGGTGGTCATCGTCACCTCGGACATCACCCGCTATACCGGCAGCGAACATTATCTGCCCGTGCTGGTGGAGCATCTCAACGCCTGCGGCGTCGCCGACGCGGATCTGACCCTGGTCGTGGCCCTGGGCATTCACCGCGCCCAGAGCGAGGCCGAACATCGCAAGATCATGGGCCCGCTCCACGGGCGCATCAAGGTGGTGGATCACGACTGCGACAATCCGGCCGAACTGGTCACCCTGGGCGAAACCCGCGGCGGCATCCCCGTGAGTGTCAACCGCCGGGTGGCCGAGGCCGATCGGGTGATCGTCACGGGCACGGTGGGCTTTCACTATTTCGCCGGCTTCGGCGGCGGGCGCAAGGGCCTGGTGCCGGGGGTGGCGAGTCGCGCCACCTGCATGGCCACCCACTTCGGGGTGTTCAACCCGCCGGAGATCGGCGGCAAGCACCCGCGCGCGGTCACCGGGGTGCTCGACGGCAATCCGGTGCATGAGGCGATCCTGGAAGCGGCGCGCATGATCGCCCCGGATTTTCTCTTCAACACGGTGCTCGCGCCGGACAAGGAGATGCTCGCGGTTTTTTGCGGCGACCTGGAAGCGGCGCACCTGGCCGGCTGCGACCTGTGTCGCGATCTCTACCAGGTGGAGCTGGACGAACCGGCGGATCTGGCGGTGGTGTCCTGCGGCGGCTACCCCAAGGACATCAATTTCATCCAGGCACACAAGGCGCTCGATTATGGCGTCAGGGCCCTGCGGCCGGGCGGCACCCTGATTCTGCTGGCCGCCTGCGCCGACGGCTTCGGCAACAAAACCTTCTTCGACTGGTTTCGCTATCAGGATCTGCATGAATTCGAGACCGCCCTACGCCGCAATTACGAGATCAACGGCCAGACCGCCCACGCCACCCTGACAAAAGCGCGCAATTTCCGCGTGATCCTGGTCAGCGAACTGAGCGCCGCACAGACCGCCGCCATGGGCATGGAAAAAGCCGCCGATCTCGACGCGGCCCTGACCCTGGCGCAACCGGGCCTGCCACCCGCGCCGCGCGCGGTCATTATTCCCGACGGCGGCTCGGTGCTGCCGCACTGCCGTGGCTAA